Proteins encoded within one genomic window of [Enterobacter] lignolyticus SCF1:
- a CDS encoding DUF484 domain-containing protein — protein MKPIGEEQQTELAALDDRAVVEYLLQHPDFFIRNAQAVEQMRVPHPVRGTVSLVEWHMARARTHISTLEENISLLVEQATANESLFYRLLQLQTRLASVDSLDAFLNQFHRWARELGLAGASVRLFADRWRIGAPSKFTQLALSRQTFEPIRIQRLGPERHYLGPLNGPELLVVMPDAKAVGSVAMSMMGSDGDLGVVLFSSRDAHHYQPGQGTHLLQEIALLLPGMLERWVERV, from the coding sequence ATGAAACCCATCGGGGAAGAACAGCAGACCGAACTTGCCGCGCTCGACGATCGCGCGGTCGTCGAGTATCTGCTGCAACATCCTGACTTTTTTATTCGCAATGCGCAGGCGGTTGAGCAAATGCGCGTACCGCACCCGGTACGCGGCACCGTTTCGCTCGTGGAATGGCACATGGCGCGGGCGCGAACGCACATCAGCACGCTGGAAGAGAACATCTCGCTGCTGGTGGAGCAGGCGACCGCCAACGAGAGCCTGTTTTACCGTCTGCTGCAGCTGCAGACCCGGCTTGCCAGCGTGGACAGCCTGGACGCGTTCCTCAACCAGTTTCACCGCTGGGCGCGGGAGCTGGGGCTGGCTGGCGCCTCCGTGCGGCTGTTTGCCGATCGCTGGCGTATCGGCGCGCCGTCCAAATTCACGCAGCTGGCGCTGTCCCGCCAGACGTTCGAACCGATCCGTATCCAGCGTCTGGGCCCGGAGCGGCACTACCTCGGCCCGCTTAACGGCCCTGAGCTGCTGGTGGTGATGCCGGATGCCAAAGCGGTCGGTTCGGTGGCGATGTCGATGATGGGCAGCGACGGCGACCTGGGCGTGGTGCTGTTCAGCAGCCGCGACGCGCACCATTATCAGCCCGGACAAGGCACGCACCTGCTGCAGGAGATTGCGCTGCTGCTGCCGGGGATGCTGGAGCGCTGGGTTGAGCGGGTATGA
- the yigB gene encoding 5-amino-6-(5-phospho-D-ribitylamino)uracil phosphatase YigB, whose translation MRFYRPLGQISALTFDLDDTLYDNRPVILRTEQEALAFVQNYHPLLKNLQNRDFQRVRQMLREQEPEIYHDVTEWRRRAVEQAMLNAGLSAQEAAAGAVESMAHFAHWRSRVDVPQETHDTLRRLAEKWPLVAITNGNARPERFGLGDYFEFVLRAGPDGRSKPFNDMYHLAAEKLGLPPGEILHVGDDLTTDVAGAIRCGMQACWIRPENADLMRTLDSRLLPHIEISRLASLTTLI comes from the coding sequence ATGCGTTTTTACCGTCCATTAGGCCAAATCTCAGCCCTGACATTCGACCTTGACGACACCCTTTACGACAACCGCCCTGTGATTCTGCGTACCGAACAGGAAGCGCTGGCGTTTGTGCAAAACTACCATCCGTTGTTAAAAAACCTGCAAAACCGCGATTTTCAGCGCGTGCGCCAGATGCTGCGCGAGCAGGAGCCGGAGATTTATCACGACGTGACCGAATGGCGGCGTCGTGCGGTTGAGCAGGCGATGCTGAACGCCGGCCTGAGCGCGCAGGAGGCGGCCGCGGGCGCGGTGGAGTCGATGGCGCACTTCGCCCACTGGCGCAGCCGCGTCGACGTTCCGCAGGAAACGCACGATACCCTGCGAAGGCTGGCGGAAAAGTGGCCGCTGGTGGCGATCACCAACGGCAACGCGCGCCCCGAGCGGTTCGGCCTTGGCGACTATTTCGAATTTGTACTGCGCGCGGGCCCGGACGGACGTTCGAAACCGTTCAACGACATGTATCATCTGGCGGCGGAAAAGCTTGGCCTGCCGCCTGGCGAGATCCTGCACGTCGGCGACGACCTGACTACCGACGTGGCGGGCGCCATTCGCTGCGGCATGCAGGCCTGCTGGATCAGGCCGGAAAACGCCGACCTGATGCGAACGCTCGACAGCCGCCTGCTGCCGCACATTGAAATTTCGCGGTTGGCATCCCTCACGACGCTGATATAA
- a CDS encoding phosphate/phosphite/phosphonate ABC transporter substrate-binding protein — translation MLWNIAFPMYDLHPPATDALASWVLRHLDRLALPGERRFVRPDDLLAHWQRGDLLLSQTCGFPLIAQLPQVQVVGTFHYAAPGCEKRLYRSVLVARAEDKGKTLSDFYRRRVVCNAPDSQSGYHALRGSLAQLGVGTPFFQSRTWSGSHRHSLAALREKTADIAAIDCVSWALMARYHPQETAGLVAVGETALTPGLPLITSRHTSPETLSTLREALSAAAQESTFSDSLFINGFSPASRADYDVIRARREQHAGVVL, via the coding sequence ATGCTCTGGAACATCGCGTTTCCTATGTACGATCTGCACCCGCCCGCGACTGATGCGCTGGCGTCATGGGTGCTGCGCCACCTCGACCGGCTCGCGCTCCCCGGAGAGCGCCGCTTTGTGCGCCCGGATGATTTGCTCGCTCACTGGCAGCGCGGCGACCTGCTGCTGAGCCAGACCTGCGGCTTTCCGCTGATCGCCCAGCTTCCACAGGTACAGGTGGTGGGTACGTTCCATTACGCGGCGCCAGGCTGCGAGAAGCGCTTATACCGTAGCGTTCTGGTTGCCAGGGCCGAGGATAAAGGGAAAACCCTGAGCGACTTTTACCGCCGCCGGGTGGTGTGCAACGCGCCGGATTCGCAGTCGGGGTATCACGCGCTGCGCGGCAGCCTGGCGCAGCTCGGCGTCGGGACGCCCTTTTTTCAGTCGAGAACATGGAGCGGCAGCCACCGCCACTCGCTGGCGGCGCTGCGTGAGAAAACGGCGGATATTGCGGCGATCGACTGCGTGAGCTGGGCGCTGATGGCCCGCTATCACCCGCAGGAGACGGCGGGACTGGTCGCCGTCGGCGAAACCGCGCTCACCCCAGGGCTCCCGCTTATCACCTCGCGTCATACTTCGCCGGAGACGCTTTCGACGCTGCGCGAAGCGCTGAGCGCGGCGGCGCAGGAAAGTACGTTTAGCGATTCGCTGTTCATCAACGGCTTCAGCCCGGCGTCACGGGCAGACTACGACGTTATCCGCGCGCGGCGGGAGCAGCACGCCGGAGTCGTGCTCTGA
- the ysgD gene encoding YsgD/CorL family protein has product MDTPSRCWLIFLSSRNNS; this is encoded by the coding sequence TTGGACACACCCAGTAGATGCTGGCTCATTTTCCTGTCATCCAGGAACAACTCCTAA
- the corA gene encoding magnesium/cobalt transporter CorA, protein MLSAFQLENNRLTRLESDEIKHLASSVWVDLVEPDDEERNRVQAELGQNLATRPELEDIEASARFFEDEDGLHIHSFFFFEDADDHAGNSTVAFTIREGRLFTLRERELPAFRLYRMRARNQEMVDGNAYELLLDLFETKIEQLADEIENIYSDLEKLSRVIMEGHQGDEYDEALSTLAELEDIGWKVRLCLMDTQRALNFLVRKARLPAEQLEQAREILRDIESLLPHNESLFQKVNFLMQAAMGFINIEQNRIIKIFSVVSVVFLPPTLVASSYGMNFEFMPELHWSFGYPGAIVFMILAGLAPYLYFKRRNWL, encoded by the coding sequence ATGCTGAGCGCATTTCAACTGGAAAACAATCGCTTAACGCGTCTTGAGTCTGATGAAATCAAACATCTGGCCAGCTCGGTCTGGGTCGATTTGGTTGAACCGGATGATGAAGAACGTAACCGCGTACAGGCCGAACTGGGTCAGAATCTGGCGACACGCCCTGAACTGGAAGACATCGAAGCATCGGCACGTTTCTTCGAAGACGAAGACGGCCTGCATATTCACTCCTTTTTCTTCTTTGAAGACGCCGACGATCACGCCGGTAACTCCACCGTGGCGTTCACCATCCGCGAAGGCCGCCTGTTCACCCTGCGCGAGCGCGAACTGCCCGCCTTTCGTCTCTACCGCATGCGCGCCCGCAACCAGGAGATGGTGGACGGCAACGCCTACGAGCTGCTGCTCGATCTGTTCGAAACCAAAATCGAACAGCTGGCGGATGAAATCGAAAACATTTACAGCGACCTGGAAAAGCTGAGCCGCGTCATTATGGAAGGCCATCAGGGCGATGAGTATGACGAAGCGCTCTCGACGCTGGCGGAGCTGGAGGATATTGGCTGGAAGGTGCGCCTGTGTCTGATGGATACCCAGCGCGCGCTGAACTTCCTCGTGCGCAAGGCCCGGCTGCCGGCGGAGCAGCTGGAGCAGGCGCGTGAGATCCTGCGCGATATCGAATCCCTGTTGCCGCACAACGAATCGCTGTTCCAGAAGGTTAACTTCCTGATGCAGGCGGCGATGGGCTTTATCAACATCGAGCAGAACCGCATCATCAAAATCTTCTCGGTGGTTTCCGTGGTATTCCTGCCGCCGACGCTGGTGGCCTCAAGCTACGGGATGAACTTCGAGTTTATGCCGGAGCTGCACTGGAGCTTCGGCTATCCTGGGGCGATTGTCTTTATGATCCTCGCGGGCCTGGCGCCATACCTCTATTTCAAGCGCAGAAACTGGCTGTAA
- the dapF gene encoding diaminopimelate epimerase, translated as MQFSKMHGLGNDFMVVDAVTQNVFFSPELIRRLADRHLGVGFDQLLVVEPPYDPELDFHYRIFNADGSEVAQCGNGARCFARFVRLKGLTNKRDIHVSTANGRMVLSVTDDELVRVNMGEPNFEPSQVPFRANKAEKTYIMRAAEQTVLCGVVSMGNPHCVIQVDDVDTAAVETLGPVLESHERFPERANIGFMQVVKRDHIRLRVFERGAGETQACGSGACAAVAVGIQQGLLAEEVRVELPGGRLDIAWKGPGQPLFMTGPAAHVYDGFIHL; from the coding sequence ATGCAGTTCTCTAAAATGCATGGCCTCGGTAACGATTTTATGGTCGTTGATGCGGTAACGCAGAATGTGTTTTTTTCTCCGGAGCTGATTCGCCGCCTGGCGGATCGGCACCTTGGCGTGGGTTTCGATCAGCTGCTGGTGGTTGAACCGCCGTACGATCCCGAGCTGGACTTCCACTACCGTATTTTTAACGCCGACGGTAGCGAAGTGGCGCAGTGCGGCAACGGCGCGCGCTGTTTTGCCCGCTTTGTGCGCCTGAAGGGGCTGACCAACAAACGCGATATTCACGTCAGCACCGCCAACGGGCGCATGGTGCTGAGCGTCACCGACGACGAGCTGGTGCGGGTGAATATGGGCGAACCTAACTTTGAGCCCTCGCAGGTGCCGTTTCGCGCCAACAAAGCGGAAAAGACCTATATCATGCGGGCGGCCGAGCAAACAGTATTGTGCGGCGTTGTTTCAATGGGCAACCCGCACTGCGTGATCCAGGTCGATGATGTCGACACCGCGGCGGTGGAGACGTTAGGACCGGTGCTGGAAAGCCATGAGCGCTTTCCGGAGCGCGCCAATATCGGCTTTATGCAGGTGGTGAAGCGCGATCATATCCGTCTTCGCGTCTTTGAGCGTGGGGCCGGGGAGACGCAGGCCTGCGGCAGCGGCGCCTGTGCGGCGGTTGCCGTCGGCATCCAGCAGGGGCTGCTGGCCGAAGAAGTACGCGTGGAATTACCAGGCGGGCGTCTTGATATCGCCTGGAAAGGTCCGGGTCAACCGTTGTTTATGACTGGCCCGGCGGCACATGTCTACGACGGATTTATTCATCTATGA
- a CDS encoding fatty acid desaturase, with translation MSTPHPHRAAAWLHEEQREAVRRMSRGWLWRSEAPTWLLIVFLYSGWFTTLAYAPSLGLPLSTLLLIVFTAWYLSLQHELIHGHPTRWARVNQLFGLPPLAVWFPYGLYRDSHLAHHRNESLTLPEDDPETYYFSAATWARFSPWQRQVVRWRNTFVGRLLLAPALDIVGVIQGIVRALIRRDYPAIGMWATHAMLLMLLFLWIAHCGVSVLWYLFAVSYPALAITKVRSFLEHRAADDPLARSVINEAGLPWRLLFLNLNYHSIHHDLPGIPWYGLPALYRRYQQAYQQRNQGFVVNGYRAWWRRYGFRPVDVTVHPASQAFAEEDVNDALEHRVSYVRSAPARD, from the coding sequence ATGTCAACACCTCACCCCCACCGCGCCGCGGCCTGGCTGCATGAAGAGCAGCGTGAAGCGGTACGCCGGATGTCCCGCGGCTGGCTCTGGCGCAGCGAAGCGCCGACGTGGCTGCTGATCGTGTTCCTGTATAGCGGCTGGTTTACGACGCTGGCGTACGCGCCATCGCTGGGGCTCCCGCTTTCCACGCTGCTGCTTATCGTCTTTACTGCCTGGTACCTGTCGCTACAGCATGAGCTGATTCACGGTCATCCGACCCGCTGGGCGCGGGTCAACCAGCTTTTCGGCCTGCCGCCGCTTGCCGTATGGTTTCCCTACGGCCTGTACCGGGATTCCCACCTCGCCCACCACCGCAACGAAAGCCTGACCCTGCCGGAAGACGACCCGGAAACCTACTACTTCTCCGCCGCGACGTGGGCGCGCTTCTCTCCCTGGCAGCGGCAGGTCGTCCGCTGGCGCAATACCTTCGTTGGCCGCCTGCTGCTGGCGCCCGCGCTGGATATCGTCGGCGTGATTCAGGGCATCGTCCGCGCGCTTATCCGGCGCGATTATCCGGCCATCGGCATGTGGGCCACGCACGCAATGTTGCTGATGCTGCTGTTCTTGTGGATAGCCCACTGCGGCGTTTCCGTTCTCTGGTATCTGTTCGCCGTCAGCTACCCGGCGCTGGCCATCACCAAAGTGCGATCGTTTCTCGAACACCGCGCGGCGGACGACCCGCTGGCCCGCTCGGTGATTAACGAGGCCGGGCTGCCGTGGCGCCTGCTGTTTCTCAACCTGAACTATCATTCCATTCACCACGATTTGCCCGGCATCCCCTGGTACGGGCTGCCGGCGCTGTACCGCCGTTATCAGCAGGCGTATCAGCAGCGAAATCAGGGATTTGTGGTCAACGGCTACCGGGCGTGGTGGCGTCGCTATGGGTTTCGCCCCGTCGACGTCACGGTGCATCCGGCAAGTCAGGCATTCGCGGAGGAGGACGTTAACGATGCTCTGGAACATCGCGTTTCCTATGTACGATCTGCACCCGCCCGCGACTGA
- the uvrD gene encoding DNA helicase II, with protein MDVSYLLDSLNDKQREAVAAPRTNMLVLAGAGSGKTRVLVHRIAWLLSVENSSPYSIMAVTFTNKAAAEMRHRIGQLMGTSQGGMWVGTFHGLAHRLLRAHHLDANLPQDFQILDSEDQLRLLKRLIKAMNLDEKQWPPRQAMWYINSQKDEGLRPHHIQSYGNPVEQTWQKVYQAYQEACDRAGLVDFAELLLRAHELWLNKPHILQHYRERFTNILVDEFQDTNNIQYAWIRLLAGDTGKVMIVGDDDQSIYGWRGAQVENIQRFLNDFPGAETIRLEQNYRSTSNILSAANALIENNNGRLGKKLWTDGVDGEPISLYCAFNELDEARFVVNRIKTWQDNGGALEQCAILYRSNAQSRVLEEALLQASMPYRIYGGMRFFERQEIKDALSYLRLIANRNDDAAFERVVNTPTRGIGDRTLDIVRQTSRDRQLTLWQSCRELLKEKALAGRAASALQRFMELVDALAQETADMPLHVQTDRVIKDSGLWMMYEQEKGEKGQTRIENLEELVTATRQFSYNDEDEDLMPLQAFLSHAALEAGEGQADTWQDAVQLMTLHSAKGLEFPQVFIVGMEEGMFPSQMSLDEGGRLEEERRLAYVGVTRAMQKLTLTYAETRRLYGKEVYHRPSRFIGELPEACVEEVRLRATVSRPVSHQRMGTPMAENDTGYKLGQRVRHPKFGEGTIVNLEGSGEHSRLQVAFQGQGIKWLVAAYARLENA; from the coding sequence ATGGACGTTTCTTACCTGCTCGACAGCCTCAATGACAAACAGCGTGAAGCCGTGGCGGCGCCGCGTACCAATATGCTGGTGCTGGCAGGCGCGGGCAGCGGTAAGACGCGCGTTCTGGTGCACCGTATCGCCTGGCTGCTGAGCGTGGAAAACAGCTCGCCGTACTCCATCATGGCGGTGACCTTTACCAATAAAGCGGCGGCCGAAATGCGTCACCGTATTGGTCAACTGATGGGCACATCGCAGGGCGGTATGTGGGTTGGCACCTTTCACGGGCTGGCGCACCGCCTGCTGCGCGCGCACCATCTGGACGCTAACCTGCCGCAGGATTTTCAGATCCTCGACAGCGAAGATCAGCTGCGTCTGCTAAAGCGCCTGATTAAGGCGATGAATCTCGATGAGAAGCAGTGGCCGCCGCGCCAGGCGATGTGGTACATCAACAGCCAGAAAGACGAGGGGCTGCGTCCGCACCACATTCAGAGCTACGGCAACCCCGTCGAGCAGACCTGGCAGAAAGTCTACCAGGCCTATCAGGAGGCCTGCGATCGCGCCGGGCTGGTGGATTTCGCCGAGCTGCTGCTGCGCGCTCACGAGCTGTGGCTTAACAAGCCGCACATCCTCCAGCACTACCGCGAGCGCTTTACCAACATCCTGGTCGACGAATTTCAGGATACCAACAACATTCAGTACGCGTGGATCCGCCTGCTGGCAGGCGATACCGGCAAGGTCATGATCGTCGGCGACGATGACCAGTCTATTTACGGCTGGCGCGGCGCGCAGGTGGAGAATATCCAGCGTTTCCTCAACGATTTCCCCGGGGCGGAAACCATCCGCCTTGAGCAGAACTACCGTTCGACCAGCAATATTCTGAGCGCGGCGAACGCCCTTATCGAAAACAACAACGGGCGCCTGGGCAAGAAGCTGTGGACCGACGGCGTCGACGGCGAACCGATTTCGCTGTACTGCGCGTTCAACGAGCTCGACGAAGCGCGGTTCGTGGTGAACCGCATCAAAACCTGGCAGGACAACGGCGGCGCGCTTGAGCAGTGCGCCATTCTGTATCGCAGCAACGCCCAGTCGCGCGTGCTGGAAGAGGCGCTGCTGCAGGCCAGCATGCCGTACCGTATCTACGGCGGCATGCGCTTCTTCGAACGCCAGGAAATTAAGGACGCCCTCTCTTACCTGCGTCTTATCGCCAACCGTAACGACGATGCGGCGTTTGAGCGGGTAGTCAACACCCCGACGCGCGGCATCGGCGACCGCACGCTGGACATCGTGCGCCAGACCTCCCGCGATCGCCAGCTGACGCTGTGGCAGTCCTGCCGCGAGCTGCTGAAAGAAAAAGCGCTGGCGGGACGCGCGGCCAGCGCTCTGCAGCGCTTTATGGAGCTGGTCGACGCGCTGGCGCAGGAGACCGCCGATATGCCGCTGCACGTGCAGACCGACCGGGTGATAAAAGACTCCGGGTTGTGGATGATGTACGAGCAGGAGAAAGGCGAGAAGGGCCAGACGCGGATCGAAAACTTAGAGGAACTGGTAACGGCGACGCGCCAGTTCAGCTACAACGATGAAGACGAAGATCTGATGCCGCTGCAGGCGTTCTTGTCGCATGCGGCGCTGGAAGCCGGGGAAGGGCAGGCGGATACCTGGCAGGACGCGGTACAGCTGATGACCCTGCACTCGGCAAAAGGGCTGGAGTTCCCGCAGGTGTTTATCGTCGGCATGGAAGAGGGGATGTTCCCCAGCCAGATGTCGCTGGATGAAGGCGGGCGGCTGGAAGAGGAGCGCCGCCTGGCCTACGTCGGCGTGACCCGGGCGATGCAAAAGCTGACCCTGACCTACGCGGAAACCCGTCGCCTGTACGGCAAAGAGGTGTATCACCGGCCGTCGCGCTTTATCGGCGAGCTGCCGGAGGCCTGCGTTGAAGAGGTGCGCCTGCGGGCGACGGTCAGCCGCCCGGTCAGCCATCAGCGTATGGGCACCCCCATGGCGGAAAACGACACCGGCTATAAGCTCGGCCAGCGCGTGCGCCATCCGAAATTTGGCGAAGGCACCATCGTCAACCTGGAGGGAAGCGGTGAACACAGCCGGCTGCAGGTGGCGTTTCAGGGGCAGGGAATTAAATGGCTGGTTGCGGCGTACGCCCGGCTGGAAAATGCGTAA
- the xerC gene encoding tyrosine recombinase XerC has protein sequence MNDSPLSAAVERFLRYLGVERQLSPITLLNYRRQLDAIMTLAGESGVASWQQCDAAVIRSWAVRSRRKGLGPASLALRLSALRSFFDWLVSQGELSANPAKAVSAPKAPRHLPKNIDVDDVNRLLDIDLNDPLAVRDRAMLEVMYGAGLRLSELVNLDLRHLSLESGEVWVMGKGSKERRLPIGRSAVQWVEHWLDLRGLFGAEDDALFLSKLGKRISTRNVQKRFAEWGIKQGLNSHVNPHKLRHSFATHMLESSGDLRGVQELLGHANLSTTQIYTHLDFQHLASVYDAAHPRAKRGK, from the coding sequence ATGAACGACTCGCCGCTTTCCGCCGCCGTTGAGCGCTTCCTGCGCTATCTGGGCGTTGAGCGCCAGCTCAGCCCCATTACGCTACTGAATTATCGGCGTCAGCTTGATGCCATCATGACGCTTGCCGGCGAAAGCGGCGTCGCGAGTTGGCAGCAATGTGACGCTGCGGTGATCCGCAGCTGGGCGGTCCGCAGCCGCCGTAAGGGTCTTGGCCCGGCAAGCCTGGCGCTACGTCTGTCGGCGCTGCGCAGCTTTTTCGACTGGCTGGTCAGCCAGGGCGAGCTTTCGGCGAACCCGGCCAAAGCCGTCTCTGCGCCGAAAGCGCCGCGCCACCTCCCGAAAAACATCGACGTCGACGACGTGAACCGCCTGCTGGATATCGATCTTAACGACCCGCTGGCGGTGCGCGACCGGGCGATGCTGGAGGTGATGTACGGCGCCGGTCTGCGTTTGTCGGAGCTGGTGAATCTCGATCTCCGCCATCTTTCGCTGGAGTCCGGCGAAGTGTGGGTCATGGGCAAGGGCAGCAAAGAGCGCCGCCTGCCGATTGGCCGCAGCGCTGTACAGTGGGTAGAACACTGGCTCGATCTTCGCGGCCTGTTCGGCGCTGAAGACGACGCGCTGTTTTTATCCAAACTCGGCAAGCGTATTTCCACGCGCAACGTGCAAAAACGGTTCGCCGAGTGGGGCATTAAGCAGGGGCTCAACAGTCACGTTAACCCGCACAAACTGCGCCACTCCTTCGCCACGCATATGCTGGAGTCGAGCGGCGATCTGCGCGGGGTGCAGGAGCTGCTGGGGCACGCCAACCTCTCCACCACTCAGATCTATACCCATCTTGATTTTCAACACCTTGCCTCGGTGTACGATGCGGCGCATCCGCGCGCCAAACGGGGGAAATAA
- the cyaY gene encoding iron donor protein CyaY — translation MNDSEFHRLADALWLTIEERLDEWDGDSDIDCEINGGVLTLSFENGSKIIINRQEPLHQVWLATRQGGYHFSLKGDEWVCDRSGETFWDLLEHAASQQAGETVRFR, via the coding sequence ATGAACGACAGTGAATTCCATCGCCTTGCCGACGCCCTGTGGCTCACCATTGAGGAGCGTCTGGATGAGTGGGACGGCGACAGCGACATTGATTGTGAGATCAACGGCGGCGTGCTGACTCTGAGCTTTGAAAACGGCAGCAAAATCATTATTAACCGCCAGGAGCCGCTGCATCAGGTATGGCTGGCGACCCGCCAGGGCGGCTATCACTTCAGTCTCAAAGGCGATGAGTGGGTCTGCGATCGCAGCGGCGAAACGTTCTGGGATCTGCTGGAACACGCCGCCAGCCAGCAGGCCGGCGAAACGGTCCGTTTTCGTTAA
- the lptM gene encoding LPS translocon maturation chaperone LptM, which produces MKNVFRPLVMLTVLFTLAGCGLKGPLYFPPADKTAPVPTKPVNTGTQNAEPSRNDRGDTGGPSQVNY; this is translated from the coding sequence ATGAAGAACGTTTTTCGACCTTTGGTCATGTTGACTGTGCTGTTTACCCTTGCGGGCTGTGGTCTGAAGGGGCCGCTTTATTTCCCGCCAGCGGATAAGACGGCGCCTGTGCCGACGAAACCGGTCAATACAGGCACGCAGAATGCGGAGCCAAGCCGCAACGATCGTGGCGATACGGGTGGCCCATCACAGGTCAATTATTAA